The Sulfurimonas hydrogeniphila genome includes a window with the following:
- a CDS encoding endonuclease/exonuclease/phosphatase family protein gives MKIATYNVENLFDLQRNGHEYKEYIPYAKSNWNDKNYRKKLKNIAKVIKDINPDIIGLQEIESLQALKDLRYTLKREGVYYQYYKIANLKSTTIKVAILSKIPFVYTHEIAVTSSYRYRNILEVKFKIGNEDLYILINHWKSKAGPESMRIVSAKKLRKRIEELGKNKNIIALGDFNSDYEEYEIFKRKRKHNDTDGITGINHILGTIKYQNSSLNIHLAPYDFYNLWYDTELEKRYSYIYRGKKEAMDSILVTAALLDKKCIDYKPHSITAFEKPYLFKGKEIYRWQTTRSRLRRHKGKGYSDHLPVIAEFVLH, from the coding sequence TTGAAAATTGCAACATATAATGTTGAAAATCTTTTTGATTTGCAACGAAACGGACATGAGTATAAAGAATATATTCCTTATGCAAAATCAAATTGGAATGATAAAAATTATAGAAAAAAACTTAAAAATATTGCAAAAGTCATCAAAGATATCAATCCCGATATCATTGGACTCCAAGAGATAGAATCTCTTCAGGCACTCAAAGATCTACGATATACTTTAAAAAGAGAAGGAGTTTATTACCAGTACTATAAAATTGCCAATTTAAAATCTACAACAATCAAAGTAGCCATTTTGAGTAAAATTCCGTTTGTATATACACATGAAATTGCTGTCACATCTTCCTACAGATATAGAAATATTTTAGAAGTGAAATTTAAAATAGGCAATGAAGATTTGTATATCTTAATTAATCATTGGAAATCAAAAGCAGGTCCGGAAAGCATGCGTATAGTCTCTGCAAAAAAACTCAGAAAAAGAATTGAAGAACTGGGAAAAAATAAAAATATAATTGCACTTGGTGATTTTAATTCTGATTATGAAGAGTATGAAATTTTTAAAAGAAAAAGAAAACATAATGACACAGATGGAATAACAGGTATCAATCATATACTGGGTACTATAAAGTATCAGAATTCATCACTAAATATACATCTGGCACCTTATGATTTTTACAACTTATGGTATGACACTGAATTAGAAAAAAGATACAGCTATATCTATAGAGGCAAAAAAGAAGCAATGGACAGTATTTTAGTCACAGCCGCACTTCTTGATAAAAAATGCATTGATTATAAACCACATAGTATCACTGCTTTTGAAAAGCCCTATCTGTTTAAAGGAAAAGAGATTTACAGATGGCAGACAACCAGGAGCAGATTAAGACGTCACAAAGGGAAAGGCTATTCAGACCATCTGCCTGTCATAGCAGAGTTTGTTCTGCACTGA
- a CDS encoding M3 family metallopeptidase, which produces MTKFLQFDCDLDTFIEELQKHLNKNNKKIETLLGQKEKTYANFVKPLEMMDEYLEQFFTPLSHLNAVNNSEKTQKVYTEALPLITEYSTQLSQNIEIYNAYKEIMQKEQTSLNSEQKRVLALNILHFELSGAHLDKKTKQRLQEINLKKSELSNNFSQNLLDATNAYEYIITDEADIEGLPKSEIENAKFEDDGVVKYKLTLQMPSYIAYMTYGKNRAIREELYRAYVSRAPQNAKIIDELLALRQEMSQLLGFKNYAELSLATKMAEDTKSVLGFLENLLENSIPQAKNELQELQNIAPHKLESHDTSYYAEILKKEQYDIDEEEYRPYFEQKNVIAGMFTFVDKLFNVTCKQVKEKLWHEKAYAYDVYENDILKARIYLDLEARESKRGGAWMHNWQTHCIDEAGKKQLASAFIVCSFPPSNDTNPSLLRHDDVVTLFHETGHTLHHILSEVNENEVSGVNGVEWDAVEFPSQFLENFAYEPQVLKMFAKHYETNETISDEMIDKLVKSKNFLSAMGMLRQLEFSLFDFKLHTKVYKGDEVQNLLDTIREKTALIKPPKYNKFQNGFSHIFSGGYAAGYYSYKWAEVLSADTFYTVVDENIFNSPTAKKYQNIILHRGGSQSMQELFYELMGRDADTTQLLRLNGIIK; this is translated from the coding sequence ATGACAAAATTTTTACAATTTGATTGTGACTTGGATACTTTTATAGAAGAACTGCAAAAACATCTCAATAAAAATAACAAAAAGATAGAAACCTTACTTGGGCAAAAAGAAAAAACCTATGCAAACTTTGTCAAACCACTGGAGATGATGGATGAGTATCTTGAACAGTTTTTTACACCCCTGTCTCATCTCAATGCGGTAAACAACTCTGAAAAAACACAAAAGGTCTATACAGAAGCACTCCCTCTTATTACAGAGTATTCGACACAGCTTTCACAAAACATTGAAATATACAATGCATATAAAGAAATAATGCAAAAAGAACAAACATCCCTCAACAGTGAACAAAAAAGAGTTTTAGCATTAAATATTTTACATTTTGAATTAAGCGGTGCCCATCTAGATAAAAAAACAAAACAGAGGCTCCAGGAAATAAACTTGAAAAAAAGTGAACTTTCCAATAACTTTTCTCAAAACCTGCTTGATGCAACAAATGCCTACGAATATATAATTACTGATGAAGCAGATATAGAAGGTTTGCCAAAAAGTGAAATAGAAAATGCCAAATTTGAAGACGATGGCGTTGTAAAATATAAATTGACACTGCAAATGCCATCATACATAGCCTATATGACCTATGGAAAGAACAGAGCAATTCGAGAGGAACTCTACCGTGCCTATGTTTCACGCGCACCCCAGAATGCAAAAATAATTGATGAACTGTTGGCACTGCGACAGGAGATGAGTCAGCTTTTAGGGTTCAAAAACTATGCAGAACTTTCTCTTGCTACAAAAATGGCCGAAGATACAAAAAGTGTTTTAGGGTTTTTAGAAAATTTACTTGAAAATTCAATTCCCCAGGCAAAAAATGAACTGCAGGAACTTCAAAATATCGCTCCACACAAACTGGAGAGTCATGATACCTCTTACTATGCAGAAATATTAAAAAAAGAGCAATATGACATAGATGAAGAGGAGTATCGCCCTTATTTTGAACAAAAAAATGTTATTGCAGGGATGTTTACTTTCGTGGATAAGCTTTTTAATGTTACATGTAAACAGGTGAAAGAAAAATTGTGGCATGAAAAAGCCTATGCCTATGATGTGTATGAAAATGACATACTCAAAGCCCGTATCTATCTTGATTTAGAAGCAAGAGAATCAAAACGGGGCGGAGCATGGATGCATAACTGGCAAACACACTGCATAGATGAAGCAGGCAAAAAACAGCTGGCCTCAGCCTTTATAGTATGCAGTTTTCCTCCATCAAATGATACAAATCCTTCACTGCTTCGTCATGATGATGTTGTCACTCTTTTTCATGAAACAGGACATACTTTGCATCATATCCTGAGTGAAGTAAATGAAAATGAAGTAAGCGGTGTCAATGGAGTAGAATGGGATGCTGTTGAATTTCCGTCTCAGTTTTTAGAAAATTTTGCTTATGAGCCTCAGGTTCTCAAAATGTTTGCAAAACACTATGAAACAAATGAAACTATTTCAGATGAAATGATAGATAAACTCGTAAAAAGTAAAAACTTTTTATCTGCAATGGGTATGCTCAGACAATTGGAATTTTCACTCTTTGATTTTAAACTGCATACTAAAGTTTACAAGGGAGATGAAGTGCAAAATCTGCTTGACACCATACGAGAAAAAACCGCACTGATAAAACCACCAAAATACAACAAGTTCCAAAACGGATTTTCACATATATTTTCAGGTGGGTATGCTGCAGGATACTACAGCTACAAATGGGCCGAAGTTCTGAGTGCAGATACTTTTTACACCGTAGTAGATGAAAATATTTTCAATTCCCCTACAGCAAAAAAATATCAAAATATCATTTTACACCGTGGCGGTTCACAAAGTATGCAAGAACTTTTTTATGAACTGATGGGCAGAGATGCCGATACAACGCAACTATTAAGACTCAACGGTATAATAAAGTGA
- a CDS encoding trypsin-like peptidase domain-containing protein, with the protein MNTQTLLETYIENIIQIMTPYGSGTGFIIDNLIITNSHVCSGLREVVIKAEHFERSIAKVIYDDPYYDLAFIKYEFKQPKNPLKLAKTNVENGDTTIAIGHPYGLNYTATEGIVSRAARLMGDLEYIQIDAAINPGNSGGPLLNDKGEVTGVNTFIIQNANNLGFALPVHYLQDALTAFKQLGVENVIKCPSCKNLIQEKDIKNDYCPKCGAELEIARLRRKGYTPIGPTKLIEDILESLGINVTLARRSQSSWRIDKGTARININYYENGIIIGDAKLCGIPKENIEKMYDFLLQENNKLSYLQFSINENSVYLSYLVVDSSLTKEEGKTAIEKLIKDANKYDNILINKYGALRQKKDTED; encoded by the coding sequence ATGAATACGCAAACTCTTTTAGAAACCTACATTGAAAATATTATACAGATAATGACACCCTATGGCAGCGGAACAGGTTTTATTATAGATAATCTTATTATTACAAATTCGCATGTATGTTCGGGGCTGAGAGAAGTTGTAATCAAAGCAGAGCACTTTGAGCGAAGTATTGCAAAAGTTATTTATGATGACCCCTATTATGATTTGGCATTTATAAAATATGAATTCAAACAACCAAAAAACCCGCTTAAACTTGCCAAAACCAACGTAGAAAACGGTGATACCACCATAGCCATTGGGCACCCTTACGGTCTTAATTATACAGCGACAGAGGGAATTGTTTCCCGTGCAGCCAGACTTATGGGAGACCTTGAATATATTCAGATTGATGCTGCCATTAACCCGGGAAACAGCGGAGGTCCTCTGTTAAATGACAAAGGGGAAGTTACAGGAGTCAATACTTTCATTATTCAAAATGCAAATAATTTGGGTTTTGCACTCCCTGTACATTATCTTCAAGATGCACTCACCGCTTTTAAACAGCTCGGAGTAGAAAATGTCATTAAATGCCCTTCGTGCAAAAATCTTATCCAAGAAAAAGATATAAAAAATGACTACTGCCCAAAATGTGGAGCAGAACTTGAAATAGCCAGACTCAGACGAAAAGGCTACACACCTATAGGCCCGACAAAACTCATAGAAGATATACTGGAGTCCCTGGGCATAAATGTTACCCTGGCAAGAAGAAGCCAATCATCCTGGAGAATAGACAAGGGAACTGCAAGAATCAATATAAACTATTATGAAAACGGCATTATTATAGGAGATGCCAAGCTTTGCGGTATTCCCAAAGAAAATATTGAAAAGATGTATGATTTTTTGCTCCAGGAGAACAACAAACTCTCCTATTTACAGTTTTCTATCAATGAAAACAGCGTATATCTTTCCTATCTGGTTGTAGACTCCTCCTTAACAAAAGAAGAAGGAAAAACTGCAATAGAAAAGTTAATCAAAGATGCAAATAAGTATGATAATATTCTCATAAACAAATACGGTGCTCTGCGACAGAAAAAAGACACTGAGGACTAA
- a CDS encoding bifunctional protein-serine/threonine kinase/phosphatase, producing MAKGNIKTSGFSLAKTKELTGDDFYDMATIGNLSVAIVCDGVSSAEEGAQAAKRVTSYLINNFKIRPKSWSIEKSIKTFINSINTILYKESQLNYERSELITTLALVVIEGNRLYGVNVGDSRVYLLRDASLTQLSSDHAMQEEGYENVLTQAIGISEDVEPYYFENIIQKNDKILLCSDGLYNVLSENEIKDNISKGAIALVKRASNHTKDHLPDDTTAVVLEVLNADEIEILKQQKLDIPRSLKAGQTIDGYKLEKPLIQNERTWLASKKTKQYVIKFAPVESKEDNQILDLFVKEAWNAKRLKAKFFPKAVIPKNRSARYYVMQLFDGEDLNNYLASHLHVTIDDAVELAQTLLNMSQFLLKYDLVHGDIKPNNIMIAKIDDDNTEYKVIDFGSITEIFSEESRAGTPSFLAPERFQGESISETSEIFAIGVTLYLSLTGKYPYGEIEPFQNPTFKEAKKPSYYNSNIPDWLDSVIMRAIALQKDQRYEHYSEMKYELTHPQKVKPYFIKNAPLIEKSPLLFYKRAFTIMTVINFILIYLVLK from the coding sequence ATGGCAAAAGGTAATATTAAAACTTCCGGGTTCTCACTTGCAAAGACCAAAGAACTGACCGGAGATGATTTTTATGATATGGCAACTATCGGCAACCTGAGTGTTGCCATAGTCTGTGATGGTGTCAGCAGTGCCGAAGAAGGTGCCCAAGCAGCAAAAAGAGTGACCTCCTATCTTATAAACAACTTTAAGATTCGCCCAAAGTCATGGTCAATCGAAAAATCTATAAAAACATTTATCAATTCCATAAATACAATTCTTTATAAAGAATCACAACTCAATTATGAACGCAGTGAACTTATCACAACCCTTGCTCTCGTTGTTATAGAAGGAAACCGTTTATACGGCGTAAATGTCGGAGACAGCAGAGTATATCTCCTCAGAGATGCTTCACTGACACAGCTCTCATCTGACCATGCCATGCAAGAAGAAGGATATGAAAATGTCCTGACGCAGGCTATTGGTATCAGTGAGGATGTAGAACCCTACTATTTTGAAAATATTATTCAGAAAAATGATAAAATTCTTCTTTGCAGCGATGGTTTGTATAATGTACTTTCTGAAAATGAAATAAAAGACAATATTTCAAAAGGAGCTATTGCTCTTGTCAAGCGAGCAAGTAACCATACAAAAGACCATCTTCCTGATGATACAACAGCAGTTGTGTTGGAAGTACTCAATGCTGATGAGATAGAGATACTCAAACAGCAAAAACTGGATATTCCACGGTCACTCAAAGCAGGTCAGACCATAGACGGCTATAAACTTGAAAAACCTCTCATACAAAATGAAAGAACCTGGCTTGCAAGTAAAAAAACAAAGCAATATGTTATAAAGTTTGCACCGGTTGAGTCCAAAGAAGATAATCAGATCTTAGATCTGTTTGTCAAAGAAGCATGGAATGCCAAACGTCTCAAAGCAAAGTTTTTCCCAAAGGCTGTCATTCCAAAAAACAGAAGTGCCCGATACTATGTTATGCAGCTCTTTGATGGAGAAGATTTAAATAATTACCTGGCATCACACTTACATGTAACGATAGATGATGCTGTGGAACTTGCGCAAACACTTTTAAACATGTCTCAGTTTTTACTTAAATATGATCTTGTACACGGTGATATCAAGCCAAACAATATCATGATTGCCAAAATTGACGATGATAATACAGAATACAAGGTTATTGATTTTGGCAGTATTACAGAGATATTTTCAGAAGAGTCCCGCGCCGGTACACCGAGTTTTTTGGCACCTGAACGATTTCAAGGCGAGTCCATAAGTGAAACAAGCGAAATTTTTGCCATTGGTGTGACACTCTATTTAAGTCTTACGGGGAAATACCCTTACGGCGAGATAGAACCCTTTCAAAACCCGACATTCAAAGAAGCCAAAAAACCGAGTTATTACAATTCAAATATACCTGATTGGCTTGACAGTGTTATCATGCGTGCTATTGCACTTCAAAAAGACCAAAGGTATGAGCATTACTCTGAGATGAAATATGAACTTACACATCCGCAGAAGGTAAAACCCTACTTTATTAAAAATGCACCACTCATTGAAAAATCACCCTTACTCTTTTATAAGAGGGCTTTTACTATAATGACAGTTATAAACTTTATACTTATCTATTTGGTATTAAAATAA
- a CDS encoding formate/nitrite transporter family protein, which translates to MSYVKPEIVVDGMVTAGVYKSGLGVKDLLIRGSLAGALLGVATTLAIVASTQTHLPIVGALIFPVGFVMIVLLGLELVTGSFALLTTSLFDKKIGFAKLSVNWFWVFTGNLLGSLLFAALYSLVATKFGHVESSPVIDMIKHIAEAKTIGYEKIGADGIYTVFLKAVFCNWMVSLGVVMALTATTTIGKIAAMWLPILTFFGQGFEHAVVNMFVIPAGIMLGANVSVSQWWLWNEIPVTLGNIVGGAICTGMALYYTHRKNQA; encoded by the coding sequence ATGAGTTATGTAAAACCAGAGATAGTTGTAGATGGAATGGTAACAGCCGGAGTATACAAATCAGGATTGGGTGTAAAAGATTTATTGATACGCGGTTCCCTTGCGGGTGCTCTTCTTGGGGTTGCTACAACCCTGGCTATTGTTGCTTCTACTCAGACACATCTGCCTATTGTCGGAGCGCTTATTTTCCCTGTCGGTTTTGTTATGATTGTTTTGCTGGGATTGGAGCTTGTAACCGGAAGTTTTGCTTTATTGACGACATCTTTGTTTGACAAAAAAATCGGGTTCGCAAAACTCTCTGTAAACTGGTTCTGGGTCTTTACAGGAAATCTACTGGGCAGCCTGCTTTTTGCAGCTCTTTACAGCCTGGTTGCTACAAAATTCGGACATGTGGAATCATCTCCTGTCATAGACATGATTAAGCATATTGCAGAAGCAAAAACAATCGGATATGAAAAAATAGGTGCAGACGGTATCTATACCGTCTTTTTAAAAGCTGTTTTTTGTAACTGGATGGTATCTTTGGGTGTCGTTATGGCATTGACAGCTACAACAACAATAGGAAAAATTGCAGCTATGTGGCTCCCGATTCTTACTTTCTTTGGACAGGGGTTTGAACACGCCGTTGTAAATATGTTTGTTATTCCTGCAGGCATAATGCTTGGTGCAAATGTAAGTGTGTCACAGTGGTGGCTGTGGAATGAAATTCCGGTAACTTTGGGAAATATTGTTGGCGGAGCGATTTGTACAGGTATGGCTTTATATTACACACATAGAAAAAATCAGGCATAA